Proteins encoded together in one Fibrobacter sp. UWP2 window:
- a CDS encoding glycosyltransferase family 2 protein, whose product MLLSVIIPVFNEEEIVAETYRVLEEELKEYEHELIFVNDGSKDRTREIVEGLLPGNPNNKIINFSRNFGHQAAFSAGLDHATGDAVVIIDGDLQDPPSLIHEMMVKWREGYQVVYAQRNKRKGETIFKRFTAFCFYRLIGKLTSIDIPPDTGDYRLMDRCVVDQLKNLPERSRFLRGLVCWVGFKKIGVKYDRAERTAGTSKYPLKKMMRLAFDGITGFSSAPLKVSFYMGFFATLVGLGVLVWSILEKFLSPATTVPGWASLMTAIVFFAGVQLMSIGILGEYIGRIYDEVKQRPLYIEDKNK is encoded by the coding sequence ATGCTCTTATCCGTAATCATTCCCGTTTTTAACGAAGAAGAAATCGTTGCCGAAACGTACCGCGTCCTCGAGGAGGAACTCAAGGAATACGAGCACGAACTCATTTTCGTGAACGACGGTTCCAAGGACCGCACCCGCGAAATCGTCGAGGGCCTGCTTCCGGGCAACCCGAACAACAAGATTATCAACTTCAGCCGTAACTTTGGCCACCAGGCCGCCTTCAGCGCGGGCCTCGACCATGCCACCGGCGATGCGGTGGTGATTATCGACGGCGACCTGCAAGACCCGCCGAGCCTCATCCACGAGATGATGGTCAAGTGGCGCGAGGGCTACCAGGTCGTGTACGCGCAGCGCAACAAGCGCAAGGGCGAAACCATCTTCAAGCGCTTCACCGCGTTCTGCTTCTACCGCCTTATCGGCAAGCTCACGAGCATCGACATTCCGCCCGATACCGGCGACTACCGCCTCATGGACCGCTGCGTGGTGGACCAGCTCAAGAACCTGCCGGAACGCAGCCGCTTTTTGCGCGGGCTCGTGTGCTGGGTAGGCTTCAAGAAGATTGGCGTCAAGTACGACCGCGCAGAACGCACCGCGGGCACCTCCAAGTACCCGCTCAAGAAGATGATGCGGCTCGCCTTCGACGGCATTACCGGATTCAGTTCCGCACCGCTCAAGGTCAGTTTCTACATGGGATTCTTCGCGACCCTCGTCGGCCTCGGCGTGCTCGTGTGGTCCATCCTCGAGAAGTTCCTCTCCCCCGCCACGACCGTGCCGGGCTGGGCATCGCTCATGACGGCCATCGTGTTCTTTGCCGGCGTGCAACTCATGTCAATCGGGATTCTCGGCGAATACATCGGCCGCATCTACGACGAAGTCAAGCAACGCCCGCTGTACATCGAAGACAAGAACAAGTAA
- a CDS encoding FISUMP domain-containing protein — protein MESSSSSILPYTPPSGPNYDTLDYNGQKYRTVKIGDQEWMAENMNAKVDGSACYRDSSKYCDMYGRLYSWDAAMKVCPEGWRLPDTTDWSILFESVGGKATAATHLKATSGWTSDGNGDDKFGFSAFAAGGSDTGSDVKYAGKEIDAAFWTSEVKNSYDAWSVGMYWDDSYPTIDGNLIASRRSVRCIKGEPSSSSSVKLSSSSAEPSSSYVPPSGISYGKMTDPSTFAFSYRTVEIGNRTWMAENMAKGGGILCPGGIHENCATYGHLYRWDDAKNLCPEGWSLPSKDEWEQLISSVGGGSAKQAGKALKTNSGWKNDGDGTDEYGFSALPAGYWSNYSGDGEYYGLEGAAHFWSQTEFGSDSAYGLKLEYTVDSASMSKYSVIGKNYYALSVRCILDENYFVDNRDGKTYRKVKIGDQTWMAQNLNYKTDDSYCYGENNAQTTNKYCETYGRLYKIRKTLEMAGGVCPGGWHVPSYDEWLTLFDAVEGKDSAAIHLKSKSDWKEDDYYYDDVDSRGTDDYGFSALPGGRRVAGGFDGREQNAWFLSSTTSKTSGCSGCTYIVNFVYSLPSAAFPDGVEEEAVSVRCLKDAE, from the coding sequence GTGGAGTCTTCGTCTTCTTCAATACTTCCATACACCCCGCCTTCGGGGCCGAATTACGACACGCTGGATTACAACGGGCAAAAGTACAGGACAGTCAAAATCGGTGACCAGGAATGGATGGCTGAAAATATGAACGCCAAAGTGGATGGTAGCGCCTGTTATAGAGATTCTAGCAAGTACTGTGATATGTACGGTCGCCTTTATTCGTGGGATGCTGCTATGAAAGTTTGCCCCGAAGGTTGGCGCTTGCCGGATACGACCGATTGGAGCATTTTGTTTGAGTCGGTGGGTGGAAAGGCAACTGCGGCTACACACCTCAAAGCAACGTCAGGCTGGACTAGCGATGGCAATGGAGATGATAAATTTGGCTTTTCTGCGTTTGCTGCAGGAGGCTCGGATACAGGATCTGACGTGAAGTATGCGGGCAAAGAGATTGATGCTGCTTTCTGGACGAGCGAAGTGAAAAACAGCTATGATGCGTGGTCTGTGGGAATGTATTGGGATGACTCTTATCCAACTATTGATGGAAATCTTATAGCGAGTCGTCGTTCAGTCCGTTGCATAAAGGGTGAGCCTTCGTCCAGTAGTTCTGTGAAATTGAGCAGCAGTTCTGCGGAACCGTCTTCTAGCTACGTTCCTCCTTCAGGAATAAGCTATGGAAAAATGACCGATCCAAGTACTTTTGCTTTTTCGTACAGGACGGTAGAAATCGGTAACCGGACCTGGATGGCGGAAAATATGGCTAAAGGGGGGGGGATTTTGTGCCCTGGCGGCATTCATGAAAATTGCGCAACATATGGTCATCTTTACAGGTGGGATGATGCGAAAAATCTTTGTCCCGAAGGCTGGAGTTTGCCAAGTAAAGATGAATGGGAACAGTTGATTTCATCTGTGGGTGGTGGTAGTGCGAAACAAGCGGGCAAGGCTCTCAAGACGAACTCCGGCTGGAAGAATGATGGTGATGGAACGGATGAGTATGGCTTTTCGGCACTGCCTGCTGGCTATTGGAGTAATTATTCGGGTGATGGTGAATACTATGGTTTAGAAGGCGCGGCCCATTTCTGGAGTCAAACAGAATTCGGATCTGACTCCGCGTATGGTTTAAAATTGGAGTATACTGTCGATTCTGCATCGATGTCCAAATATTCTGTGATTGGAAAAAATTACTATGCTCTTTCCGTCCGCTGCATTTTGGATGAAAATTACTTCGTTGATAACCGCGATGGCAAGACGTACAGAAAGGTCAAGATTGGCGACCAGACCTGGATGGCGCAGAATCTGAATTACAAGACGGACGACAGCTATTGCTATGGTGAAAATAATGCCCAGACGACTAATAAGTATTGTGAAACGTACGGTCGTCTTTATAAAATAAGGAAAACACTTGAGATGGCAGGTGGTGTTTGCCCCGGAGGCTGGCACGTGCCGAGCTATGATGAATGGCTAACATTATTTGATGCGGTGGAGGGGAAAGACTCTGCTGCCATCCATCTTAAGTCGAAATCAGATTGGAAAGAAGATGATTATTATTATGATGATGTTGACAGCCGCGGTACTGATGACTATGGTTTCTCGGCGCTCCCGGGAGGACGAAGAGTTGCTGGGGGGTTTGATGGAAGGGAGCAGAATGCTTGGTTTTTGAGCTCGACGACGTCTAAAACGAGTGGTTGCTCTGGTTGTACGTACATTGTTAATTTTGTCTATAGCTTGCCGAGTGCAGCTTTTCCCGATGGCGTTGAAGAAGAAGCTGTCTCCGTCCGCTGCCTGAAGGATGCGGAATAA
- the gmk gene encoding guanylate kinase codes for MKNKLFVMSAASGAGKTTLKDKVIGEFPDIVYSISATTRSPREGEVNGVHYFFKTKEEFEQMIKDDALVEYNLVHGNYYGTPKFFVEDMLKQGKRVLFDLDVFGKVNFDKVYPDATGILILPPSEEELERRLRGRGTDSEEVIQTRLHNAKKEMEFAKTKGKYEYTIVNDDLEKAADELRAILKKA; via the coding sequence ATGAAGAACAAGCTTTTCGTGATGAGCGCCGCGAGCGGCGCAGGCAAGACCACCCTCAAGGACAAGGTCATCGGGGAATTCCCCGACATCGTGTATTCCATTTCGGCCACTACGCGGAGTCCCCGTGAAGGCGAGGTAAACGGCGTACACTACTTCTTCAAGACTAAGGAAGAATTCGAGCAGATGATCAAGGACGATGCGCTGGTGGAATACAACCTAGTGCACGGCAACTACTACGGCACCCCCAAGTTCTTCGTGGAAGACATGCTCAAGCAGGGCAAGCGCGTGCTGTTTGACCTCGACGTGTTCGGCAAGGTGAACTTCGACAAGGTCTACCCCGACGCAACGGGCATCCTCATCCTCCCGCCGAGCGAAGAAGAACTAGAACGCAGGCTCCGCGGTCGCGGCACAGACTCCGAAGAAGTCATCCAAACGCGCCTCCACAACGCCAAAAAAGAGATGGAATTCGCCAAGACCAAGGGCAAGTACGAATACACCATCGTGAACGACGACCTCGAAAAGGCCGCCGACGAACTGCGTGCTATTTTGAAAAAAGCCTAG
- a CDS encoding iron-containing alcohol dehydrogenase, whose protein sequence is MESFNFYSPTEFVFGKDRENEVGKYVKKFGGTRVLIHYGGKSALKSGLIDRVKASLDVEGIGHFELGGVQPNPKDTKIYEGIELVKKTGVDFILAVGGGSTIDSSKAIAVGSLYDGDFWDFYCRKAEIKRALPVGVVLTIAAAGSEGSGASVVTKVEGGLKRDIGTDLIRPRFAIENPALLCTLPAYQTACGITDIMAHIFERYFTNTPEVEVGDRLCEGLLLTMLKEGPRVIADPNNYEARANIMWAGTVAHNDIIGCGRSQDWNSHAIEHELSGMYDCAHGAGLAVIMPAWMEYVMHHNVMRFAQMATRVFGVEMDFENPEATAKEGICRFRKFLKSIGMPINFEELGAKEEDIPTLVDKLNPGDGWGFLPLKRADVTAIYKIAAHATTEGGAS, encoded by the coding sequence ATGGAATCTTTCAACTTTTACAGCCCCACGGAATTTGTTTTTGGCAAGGATCGCGAAAACGAGGTCGGCAAGTATGTGAAAAAATTCGGCGGCACCCGCGTGCTCATCCACTACGGTGGAAAGTCCGCTTTGAAAAGCGGACTCATTGACCGCGTGAAAGCGAGCCTTGACGTCGAGGGTATTGGGCACTTTGAACTGGGCGGCGTGCAGCCGAACCCGAAGGACACCAAGATTTACGAAGGCATTGAGCTCGTGAAAAAGACGGGCGTGGACTTTATCCTTGCCGTGGGCGGCGGCTCCACAATCGATAGCTCTAAAGCGATTGCGGTGGGGAGCCTCTACGACGGCGACTTTTGGGATTTTTATTGCCGCAAGGCCGAAATCAAGCGAGCCCTCCCGGTGGGCGTGGTCTTGACAATCGCTGCCGCGGGTAGCGAAGGCAGTGGCGCCTCTGTTGTGACGAAGGTCGAGGGCGGCCTCAAGAGGGACATTGGCACGGACCTCATCCGTCCGCGTTTTGCCATCGAGAATCCCGCCCTGCTCTGCACGCTTCCGGCTTACCAGACGGCTTGCGGCATCACCGACATCATGGCGCACATTTTTGAACGCTACTTTACGAACACGCCCGAGGTCGAAGTGGGCGACCGCCTTTGCGAAGGTTTGCTTTTGACGATGCTCAAGGAAGGGCCGCGCGTGATTGCCGACCCGAACAACTACGAGGCGCGTGCGAACATCATGTGGGCGGGCACGGTTGCGCACAACGACATCATTGGGTGCGGCCGCAGCCAGGACTGGAACAGCCACGCTATTGAGCACGAACTTTCGGGCATGTACGACTGCGCCCATGGCGCGGGCCTTGCGGTGATTATGCCTGCGTGGATGGAATACGTGATGCACCACAACGTGATGCGCTTTGCCCAGATGGCGACTCGCGTGTTTGGCGTCGAGATGGATTTCGAGAATCCCGAGGCGACTGCGAAGGAGGGCATTTGCCGCTTCCGCAAGTTCCTCAAGAGCATTGGCATGCCCATCAACTTTGAGGAACTTGGCGCGAAGGAGGAGGACATCCCGACGCTCGTCGATAAACTGAACCCGGGTGATGGCTGGGGCTTTTTGCCGCTCAAGCGCGCCGATGTAACCGCCATCTACAAGATTGCGGCTCACGCAACGACAGAAGGCGGTGCGTCCTAG
- the priA gene encoding primosomal protein N': protein MAKRIPKTEAPEQIRLKCKAAELREFCEVYIPLAPSVYTYGVPLDLPEGVKIGRGSVVWVQFATRKKPALAVVSKMVERPEFDVRCAYPHASGYVFDERYMEALEWTARYYVSTPMKALNVFWPADFEKYLDAVAVEDLPRVKQPAKPEVPPLTGEQQSALDSLVADLDGTGFRGALLHGVTGSGKTRVYQELAYEALRRGLRVLILVPEIGLTPQTSKRFEDFLQVPVHVLHSALSAPKKRAAYVAVLKGEAQVVLGTRSAILAPFRFDVVILDEEHDSSFKQQDPAPRYHTRELAFHLAHKYGALVVLGSATPCLETFHNAMSRNLKYLRLEHRATAAPLPDVQIVDMGAVRQQKGILMSPELRESLVACIASGEQAIVLMNRRGYSKIRVCTECGETLYCRHCHVPLVYHKQYRSLLCHYCGMLYPVDTPCGKCGAATYEFVGGAIEKLEEEITEWVPGAKIVRMDRDTTQNVGSIDKILDSFRDREHNILLGTQMVAKGHDFPGVRLVGVVGADSGLGMPDFRNTERLFQLLSQTAGRAGRVSGGGKVVIQTLNPSEPVMQFALHHDYAGFAAHEMDDRRDANYPPFCKLVEVSFGSRDENLLRAAVARVESLCRAEKSLMVLGPVDAFVSMVQNVHWVKLYIKAANLAAVRHLLHPVVNSPKPWAPGVDIKVEID, encoded by the coding sequence ATGGCAAAACGCATCCCCAAAACCGAGGCTCCCGAGCAAATTCGCCTAAAATGCAAGGCGGCGGAACTTCGTGAGTTCTGCGAGGTTTACATCCCGCTGGCGCCCTCGGTGTATACCTACGGGGTGCCTCTGGACTTGCCCGAGGGGGTGAAAATCGGCCGCGGGAGCGTGGTGTGGGTGCAATTCGCGACCCGCAAAAAGCCCGCCCTGGCGGTGGTCTCTAAAATGGTGGAACGCCCCGAATTTGACGTGCGGTGTGCCTACCCACATGCCTCGGGTTACGTTTTTGACGAACGCTACATGGAGGCGCTCGAGTGGACTGCACGGTATTACGTGAGCACGCCCATGAAGGCGCTGAACGTTTTTTGGCCGGCGGATTTCGAGAAGTATTTGGATGCGGTCGCGGTAGAGGATCTCCCCCGGGTCAAGCAACCGGCTAAACCCGAAGTACCTCCGTTGACAGGCGAGCAGCAGTCGGCCTTGGATTCGCTGGTGGCCGACTTGGACGGCACGGGATTCAGGGGGGCGCTGTTACACGGCGTCACGGGTTCCGGCAAAACGCGCGTGTACCAGGAACTTGCTTACGAGGCGCTTAGGCGCGGGCTTCGCGTTTTGATTCTGGTCCCCGAGATTGGGCTTACGCCGCAAACCTCCAAGCGGTTCGAGGATTTTTTGCAGGTGCCGGTGCATGTGCTGCATTCGGCGCTCTCGGCTCCAAAAAAGCGGGCCGCTTACGTTGCCGTGCTCAAGGGCGAGGCGCAGGTGGTGCTCGGCACGCGCAGTGCGATTTTGGCGCCGTTTCGGTTTGACGTTGTGATATTGGACGAGGAACACGACAGTTCCTTTAAACAGCAGGATCCTGCGCCGCGTTACCACACGCGGGAACTTGCCTTCCACCTGGCGCACAAATACGGGGCGCTCGTGGTTTTGGGGAGTGCGACCCCCTGTCTTGAGACGTTCCACAATGCGATGAGCAGGAACCTGAAGTACTTGCGGCTCGAACATCGCGCCACCGCGGCCCCGCTCCCTGACGTGCAGATTGTGGACATGGGGGCGGTGCGGCAGCAAAAGGGCATTTTGATGTCGCCGGAACTGCGCGAATCCCTGGTGGCGTGCATCGCCTCGGGCGAGCAGGCGATTGTGCTGATGAACCGCCGCGGCTATTCCAAAATCCGCGTGTGCACGGAGTGCGGCGAGACGCTTTACTGCAGGCATTGCCATGTGCCGTTGGTTTATCATAAGCAGTACCGTTCGCTGCTTTGCCACTATTGCGGCATGCTGTACCCTGTCGATACGCCGTGCGGCAAGTGCGGTGCCGCCACGTATGAGTTTGTGGGTGGCGCCATTGAAAAGCTTGAAGAAGAAATTACGGAATGGGTCCCTGGGGCAAAAATCGTGCGTATGGACCGCGACACCACGCAAAACGTGGGCTCCATCGACAAGATCCTCGACAGTTTTCGCGACCGCGAACACAATATTTTGCTCGGCACGCAGATGGTCGCCAAGGGGCACGACTTTCCGGGAGTGCGCCTGGTGGGCGTCGTGGGTGCCGACAGCGGGCTCGGCATGCCCGATTTTCGCAATACCGAACGCCTGTTCCAGTTGCTGAGTCAAACGGCGGGCCGTGCTGGTCGCGTGAGCGGCGGCGGTAAGGTCGTGATCCAGACGCTCAACCCGAGTGAGCCTGTGATGCAGTTCGCGTTGCATCACGACTACGCCGGTTTTGCCGCCCACGAGATGGACGACCGCCGCGACGCCAACTACCCGCCGTTTTGCAAGCTGGTCGAGGTCTCGTTTGGCTCCCGCGACGAGAATCTTTTGCGCGCGGCCGTCGCCCGTGTCGAATCGCTGTGCCGTGCCGAAAAATCCCTCATGGTGCTGGGCCCGGTAGACGCCTTTGTGAGCATGGTGCAAAACGTGCATTGGGTCAAGCTGTACATTAAGGCTGCGAACCTCGCGGCGGTTCGGCATTTGCTCCACCCCGTGGTGAACAGCCCCAAGCCTTGGGCCCCTGGGGTCGACATCAAGGTCGAAATCGACTAA
- a CDS encoding DUF349 domain-containing protein: MSLLDAFKPKWQNSNPEKRLEAIEELDPREQSTLERIALSDEDSEVRTAAVKKLTLVESLHSISKNDAEAGIRRLAENRYLEEATKKLKNYREPSNDEVQVYINDLKDSRYAEDLVKAMPSSELRMQLVKSTGKANVLAVAANRDPKEEIAKTAVDRIDSESLLTDISKNSKHSSIRKIAAEKLRAMRDAADGGKKAAALLISKREALIQQAHHLAAQKDPLAVKTQFEDLMVEASVLGMGPAQATLDEVYASFQKFCNEADAARIAAQKAEAEKQAVKAHLAETLAELENILFEGKAQQQEDRVREIIAEWAEKKSIMDATDVKRFNQAFFKVQDVKKKEAPAEEDSEEAKPEEAARPELLERLQALADTDANETTSKHLHAIVREWEKLPLLEGEDPMLQNYNSLRNKLSEKISSFNDNAQKIFEEKSAKLKALIERVKGFDENEDFKELSLKLRNAYNEWKEIVGEQKFKFHDLWLEYKAATERFQEMRQWESWHNENDRATILEDMEALSREPGSQEVLNKLKELGNKWKNCGPTSATKFVEFREKFQTFFDKIRENCAPFIEEQLAERQKNLESKLALCQKVEELVANTEMFWKDKFKAMQEVQESWKSIGMVPKESLNALMERFKAATNAFYAQHKENQKQEDANREANYEKKVKLCEEAEALTNSTDWNATSNKLKQLQEAWKTSGPVPKSKSDEIWTRFRTACDAFFEKKRSHFVEMDAAKQENLAKKTSLCEKLEALDLNNITNEVVEVVKAIEAEWKTIGMVPKESMEAINDRFSETINQFLGRCADIDENLRKQLEAIKKQKQNMIEKVKQFAESAGSNQLADAVRDLQKDWRALGSCGVDDLLLYKNFREVCDDFFTRRRDQLDIQEQARQNNLQKKVLLCEQAEDLLTDLSEATVGGAMNKVKHLRRLWKEVGAVPREHSDKIWKRFNSACDQVFAFGRKDEPKADAPQA, from the coding sequence ATGAGCTTATTGGATGCATTTAAACCGAAATGGCAAAATTCCAACCCCGAAAAGCGCCTCGAGGCCATTGAAGAGTTGGATCCTCGCGAGCAGAGCACTCTGGAACGCATTGCCCTTTCCGATGAAGATAGTGAAGTGAGGACTGCCGCCGTCAAAAAACTGACCCTGGTCGAATCGCTTCACAGTATTTCGAAAAACGACGCCGAAGCCGGCATCCGCCGCCTCGCCGAAAACCGTTATTTGGAAGAAGCCACCAAAAAGCTCAAGAACTACCGTGAACCCTCCAACGACGAAGTTCAAGTTTATATCAACGACCTCAAGGACAGCCGCTATGCCGAGGACCTAGTCAAAGCCATGCCCAGTTCCGAACTGCGCATGCAGCTGGTCAAAAGCACCGGCAAGGCAAACGTGCTCGCCGTGGCAGCCAACAGGGACCCCAAGGAAGAAATCGCGAAGACCGCCGTCGACCGCATTGACTCCGAATCCCTGCTCACCGACATTTCCAAGAACTCCAAGCATTCCAGCATCCGTAAAATTGCAGCCGAAAAGCTCCGCGCCATGCGCGACGCCGCTGACGGCGGCAAAAAGGCGGCCGCTCTCCTCATTAGCAAACGCGAAGCCCTGATCCAGCAGGCGCACCACCTGGCAGCCCAAAAGGACCCGCTCGCGGTCAAGACCCAGTTCGAGGACCTCATGGTCGAAGCCTCCGTGCTCGGCATGGGCCCGGCACAAGCCACCCTGGACGAAGTCTACGCCAGTTTCCAAAAGTTCTGCAACGAGGCCGACGCAGCCCGTATTGCCGCCCAGAAGGCGGAAGCCGAAAAGCAAGCCGTCAAGGCCCACCTTGCCGAGACGCTCGCTGAACTCGAGAACATTCTGTTCGAGGGCAAGGCGCAGCAGCAAGAGGACCGCGTAAGGGAAATCATCGCCGAATGGGCCGAAAAGAAGTCCATCATGGACGCCACCGATGTCAAGCGCTTTAACCAGGCTTTCTTCAAGGTCCAGGACGTCAAGAAAAAAGAGGCCCCCGCCGAAGAAGATTCCGAAGAGGCAAAGCCCGAGGAAGCCGCCCGTCCTGAACTGCTGGAACGGCTCCAGGCGCTGGCCGACACCGACGCCAACGAGACTACCTCGAAGCATTTGCACGCCATTGTGCGCGAATGGGAAAAGCTCCCGCTCCTCGAGGGCGAAGACCCCATGCTGCAAAACTACAACAGTCTGCGCAACAAGCTGAGCGAAAAGATCAGCTCCTTCAACGACAACGCCCAAAAGATTTTCGAAGAAAAGTCCGCCAAACTCAAGGCGCTCATCGAACGCGTCAAGGGCTTTGACGAAAACGAAGACTTCAAGGAACTGAGCCTCAAGCTCCGCAACGCCTACAACGAATGGAAGGAAATCGTCGGCGAGCAAAAGTTCAAGTTCCACGACCTGTGGCTCGAATACAAGGCTGCCACCGAGCGCTTCCAAGAAATGCGCCAGTGGGAATCGTGGCACAACGAAAACGACCGTGCCACCATCCTTGAAGACATGGAAGCCCTCTCCAGGGAACCCGGCAGCCAGGAAGTTTTGAACAAGCTCAAGGAACTGGGCAACAAGTGGAAGAACTGCGGCCCGACTTCGGCGACCAAGTTCGTGGAATTCCGCGAAAAGTTCCAAACGTTCTTTGACAAGATCCGCGAAAACTGCGCCCCGTTCATCGAGGAACAGCTCGCCGAGCGTCAAAAGAACCTCGAGAGCAAGCTGGCCCTCTGCCAAAAGGTCGAGGAACTCGTCGCCAACACCGAGATGTTCTGGAAAGACAAGTTCAAGGCCATGCAAGAGGTCCAGGAGAGCTGGAAGTCCATTGGCATGGTGCCCAAAGAAAGCCTGAACGCCCTGATGGAACGCTTCAAGGCGGCCACAAACGCCTTCTATGCCCAGCACAAAGAAAATCAAAAGCAAGAGGACGCCAACCGCGAAGCCAACTACGAAAAGAAGGTCAAGCTATGCGAAGAGGCCGAAGCCCTCACCAATTCCACCGACTGGAACGCCACGTCGAACAAGCTCAAGCAATTGCAAGAAGCCTGGAAGACGAGCGGCCCTGTGCCCAAAAGCAAGTCCGACGAAATCTGGACCCGCTTCCGCACCGCCTGTGACGCCTTCTTTGAAAAGAAGCGCAGCCACTTTGTGGAGATGGACGCCGCCAAGCAGGAGAACCTCGCCAAGAAGACTTCCCTCTGCGAAAAGCTTGAAGCCCTCGACCTGAACAACATCACCAACGAGGTGGTGGAAGTGGTCAAGGCGATTGAGGCTGAATGGAAGACCATCGGCATGGTGCCGAAGGAATCCATGGAGGCCATCAACGACCGCTTTAGCGAGACCATCAACCAATTCCTCGGTCGTTGTGCCGACATTGACGAGAACCTCCGCAAGCAACTGGAGGCCATCAAAAAGCAAAAGCAGAACATGATCGAAAAGGTCAAGCAGTTCGCCGAGAGCGCCGGCAGCAACCAGCTCGCCGATGCGGTGCGCGACTTGCAAAAGGATTGGCGCGCCCTCGGTTCTTGCGGCGTCGACGATTTGCTTTTGTACAAAAATTTCCGCGAAGTCTGTGACGACTTCTTTACCCGCCGTCGTGACCAGCTCGACATTCAGGAACAGGCCCGCCAGAACAACCTCCAAAAGAAGGTGCTGCTCTGCGAACAGGCCGAAGACCTGCTGACCGACCTGAGCGAAGCGACCGTGGGTGGAGCGATGAACAAGGTCAAGCACCTCCGCCGCTTGTGGAAAGAGGTGGGTGCTGTACCGCGTGAGCACTCCGACAAAATCTGGAAACGCTTCAACAGCGCCTGCGACCAGGTGTTCGCCTTTGGCCGCAAGGACGAACCCAAGGCCGACGCGCCTCAAGCATGA